A DNA window from Panthera tigris isolate Pti1 chromosome X, P.tigris_Pti1_mat1.1, whole genome shotgun sequence contains the following coding sequences:
- the CCDC22 gene encoding coiled-coil domain-containing protein 22 produces the protein MEEADRILIHSLRQAGTAVPPDVQTLRAFTTELVVEAVVRCLRVINPAVGSGLSPLLPLAMSARFRLAMSLAQACMDLGYPLELGYQNFLYPSEPDLRDLLLFLAERLPSDASEDADQPAGDSAILLRAIGSQIRDQLALPWVPPLLRTPKLQHLQGSASQKPFHTTRLAMSELSSRGESREFQASPLLLPAPTQVPQPTGRVASLLECHAIQLCQHMGQDHPGDEDWVHRAPRHPTQEDTWAQRQRLQKHLAEHLRHTWGRPGAPPQARDLGELLQAWGAGARTGASKGSRFTHSEKFTFHPEPEAQAAQVSDVPATSQRPEQDTRAAQEQELESLREQLEGVKHNIEEVEADMKTLGISLVQVETECRQSELSTAEREQALRLKSRAVELLPDGAANLAKLQLVVESSAQRVIHLAGQWEKHRVPLLAEYRQLRKLQDCRELESSRRLAEIQELHQSVRAAAEEARRKEEVYKQLVSELETLPRDVSRLAYTQRILEIVGNIRKQKEEITKILSDTKELQKEINSLSGKLDRTFAVTDELVFKDAKKDDAVRKAYKYLAALHENCSQLIQTIEDTGTIMREVRDLEEQIETEMGKKTLSNLEKIREDYRALRQENAGLLGRVREA, from the exons GGCAGTTCCTCCAGATGTGCAGACCCTGCGAGCCTTCACCACTGAGTTGGTTGTAGAAGCTGTGGTCCGTTGTCTGCGTGTGATCAATCCTGCTGTGGGCTCTGGCCTCAGTCCCCTGCTGCCTCTGGCCATGTCCGCCCGGTTCCGCCTGGCCATGAGCCTGGCTCAGGCCTGCATG GACCTGGGCTATCCGCTGGAGCTTGGCTATCAGAACTTCCTCTACCCCAGTGAGCCTGATCTCCGGGATCTACTTCTCTTCTTGGCTGAGCGTCTGCCCTCCGATGCCTCTGAGGATGCAGATCAGCCTGCAG GTGACTCAGCTATCCTTCTCCGGGCCATCGGGAGCCAAATCCGGGACCAGCTGGCCCTGCCCtgggtccctcccctccttcgCACTCCCAAGCTACAGCACCTCCag GGCTCTGCCTCCCAGAAGCCTTTCCATACTACCAGGCTGGCCATGTCTGAGTTGAGTTCCAGAGGAG AGTCCCGGGAGTTCCAGGCGAGTCCTCTGCTGCTACCAgcccccacccaggtgccccagcccactGGGAGGGTGGCCTCACTCCTCGAATGCCATGCCATCCAGCTCTGCCAGCACATGGGCCAGGACCACCCTGGGGATGAGGACTGGGTCCACCGGGCACCACGCCATCCCACCCAG GAGGACACATGGGCTCAGCGGCAGCGGCTACAGAAGCACCTGGCTGAGCATCTGCGCCACACCTGGGGCCGGCCAGGGGCCCCTCCACAAGCCCGAGACCTGGGGGAGCTGCTGCAGGCCTGGGGTGCTGGAGCCAGGACTGGTGCTTCCAAGGGCTCCCGCTTCACACACTCAGAGAAGTTCACCTTCCATCCC GAGCCTGAGGCCCAGGCAGCCCAGGTGTCTGATGTGCCGGCCACCTCCCAGCGGCCTGAACAG GACACACGGGCAGCTCAAGAGCAGGAGCTGGAGTCTCTTCGGGAACAACTGGAGGGAGTGAAGCATAACATTGAAGAGGTTGAAGCCGACATGAAGACCCTGGGAATCAGCCTCGtgcag GTGGAGACCGAGTGTCGGCAGAGCGAGCTGAGCACAGCGGAGCGTGAGCAGGCCCTGCGCTTGAAGAGCCGGGCTGTGGAGCTGCTGCCTGACGGTGCTGCCAACCTCGCCAAGCTGCAG cTCGTGGTAGAGAGTAGTGCCCAGCGGGTGATCCACTTGGCGGGTCAGTGGGAAAAGCACCGGGTCCCTCTCCTGGCTGAGTACCGCCAACTCCGAAAGCTCCAGGACTGCAGAGAG CTGGAATCTTCTCGACGGCTGGCAGAGATCCAGGAGCTGCACCAGAGTGTTCGGGCAGCTGCCGAAGAGGCCCGCAGGAAGGAGGAGGTCTATAAGCAGCTG GTATCAGAGCTGGAGACCCTGCCTCGAGACGTGTCCCGGCTGGCCTATACCCAGCGCATCTTGGAGATTGTGGGCAACATccgaaagcagaaggaagagatcACTAAG ATCTTATCGGACACAAAGGAACTTCAGAAGGAAATCAACTCCTTGTCTGGGAAGCTGGACCGGACATTTGCAGTGACTGATGAGCTTGTTTTCAAG GATGCCAAGAAGGATGATGCCGTTCGGAAGGCATACAAGTATCTAGCTGCTTTGCACGAG AACTGCAGCCAGCTCATCCAGACCATCGAGGACACAGGCACAATCATGCGGGAGGTTCGAGACCTTGAGGAGCAG ATCGAGACGGAGATGGGAAAGAAGACCCTCAGCAACCTGGAGAAGATCCGCGAGGACTACCGAGCCCTTCGCCAGGAGAACGCTGGCCTCCTGGGGCGGGTCCGTGAGGCCTGA